Proteins co-encoded in one Cytophaga hutchinsonii ATCC 33406 genomic window:
- a CDS encoding LutB/LldF family L-lactate oxidation iron-sulfur protein, producing MKSAETFLQDADSKTFDPEHRRKINFNIGRYNDAVAKGFSQFDNHELGRQRASYLKTQVIENLDKYLIEFETNFTRNGGKVIWAQDAAEALKEIHKILKEKKTRSVVKSKTMTTEEIHFNAYLEKNGIESIETDLGEYIVQLAGQRPYHIVTPAMHMSRHDISKLFEEKLGIPYTEDAQELTLTARRILREKYLDAEVGVSGANFLIADVGGIAITENEGNARLSTTFPKTHIAIVGIEKLIPSLTDLGLFWPMLAQSGTGQQVTVYNTVLIGPARQGESDGPEEMYVVLLDNGRTNLMVDPEKRQALNCIRCGACLNICPVYRNIGGHTYASTYSGPIGSVITPHLEGMEKFKHLSYASSLCGACTSVCPVKIDIHNLLLLNRNQSVKEGLSAKSERFGFKLWVRAMKNRKLLNFPGAGLKNFMVSFIFKNSWSKRREDLHVAPKSFQQLWKERR from the coding sequence ATGAAAAGCGCTGAAACTTTCTTACAAGACGCAGACTCCAAAACCTTTGATCCGGAACACCGTCGTAAAATCAATTTCAATATTGGCCGTTACAACGATGCTGTTGCGAAAGGGTTTTCTCAATTCGATAATCATGAATTGGGAAGACAGCGTGCTTCGTATTTAAAAACACAGGTGATCGAAAACCTGGACAAATATTTAATTGAATTTGAAACAAACTTTACCCGCAACGGCGGTAAAGTAATCTGGGCACAGGATGCAGCCGAAGCATTAAAAGAGATACATAAAATTCTTAAAGAGAAAAAGACACGTAGCGTGGTTAAATCTAAAACCATGACAACGGAAGAAATTCACTTTAATGCATATCTGGAAAAGAACGGCATTGAATCCATTGAAACAGATCTGGGTGAATATATTGTACAACTGGCCGGCCAACGCCCCTATCACATTGTTACACCTGCCATGCACATGTCGCGCCACGATATTTCTAAATTGTTTGAAGAAAAATTAGGCATACCCTATACCGAAGATGCCCAGGAATTAACGCTTACAGCGCGCCGTATCTTACGCGAAAAGTATCTGGATGCGGAAGTAGGTGTATCGGGCGCTAACTTTTTAATTGCGGATGTAGGCGGCATTGCAATTACTGAAAATGAAGGAAACGCACGCTTATCCACTACATTCCCGAAAACACATATTGCTATTGTTGGTATCGAAAAACTGATTCCTTCTCTTACAGACTTAGGTTTATTCTGGCCCATGCTGGCACAAAGCGGAACCGGGCAACAGGTTACCGTTTACAATACCGTTCTTATAGGCCCCGCCAGACAAGGCGAAAGTGACGGTCCGGAAGAAATGTATGTAGTATTGCTTGACAATGGCAGAACCAACTTAATGGTTGATCCCGAAAAACGCCAGGCATTAAACTGTATACGCTGCGGAGCCTGTTTAAATATCTGCCCGGTATATAGAAACATCGGCGGACATACCTATGCAAGTACCTACAGCGGGCCGATAGGCTCTGTTATTACACCGCATCTGGAAGGCATGGAAAAATTCAAACACCTGAGTTATGCCAGTTCTTTGTGTGGGGCATGTACCAGTGTATGTCCGGTAAAGATTGATATTCACAACTTACTGTTATTGAACAGAAATCAAAGCGTTAAGGAAGGCCTTTCAGCCAAGTCTGAACGCTTTGGATTTAAGCTTTGGGTACGTGCCATGAAGAACAGGAAATTATTGAATTTCCCTGGCGCCGGACTTAAAAATTTCATGGTAAGCTTTATCTTTAAAAACTCCTGGAGCAAACGCAGAGAAGATCTGCACGTAGCACCGAAATCCTTCCAGCAGTTGTGGAAAGAACGGAGATAA
- a CDS encoding methyltransferase domain-containing protein, whose protein sequence is MATYNERLFDGKSFRSKLHYARYLWVNSWIKRWELPSYSMLELGCYDGKTIDFLSNKPATYAGYDANWEGGLDIAKTKWSMHPDYSFHTCEKPADFSADDSMYEVSVCLETLEHIPAADLEAYIVQLSKKTKQYCLVSVPNEKGPVLFFKHIIKSITQEKAQTEAYTLKEFLYGSIGRLDKVARRDCGHKGFDYDALAVLLKKYFTILKTEAIPYPAIPHALGFNVGFILKKN, encoded by the coding sequence GTGGCTACATACAACGAACGGTTATTTGACGGAAAATCTTTCAGAAGCAAATTACATTATGCACGTTATCTATGGGTAAATAGCTGGATCAAACGCTGGGAGCTGCCTTCGTATTCGATGCTGGAACTTGGCTGCTATGATGGCAAGACGATTGATTTTTTAAGCAATAAACCTGCTACGTATGCCGGTTATGATGCCAACTGGGAAGGCGGCCTGGACATTGCCAAAACAAAGTGGAGCATGCATCCGGATTATTCTTTTCACACCTGTGAAAAACCCGCTGATTTCAGCGCAGATGACAGCATGTATGAAGTGAGTGTATGCCTTGAAACACTTGAACACATTCCGGCAGCAGACCTGGAAGCTTACATTGTTCAGCTAAGCAAAAAAACAAAACAGTATTGCCTGGTCAGTGTGCCGAATGAAAAAGGTCCGGTATTATTTTTCAAGCATATTATAAAAAGCATTACACAGGAAAAAGCACAAACCGAAGCGTATACATTAAAAGAATTCTTATATGGTTCTATTGGCAGACTCGACAAAGTTGCGCGCAGAGACTGCGGCCACAAGGGTTTTGATTACGATGCCTTAGCGGTTCTTCTGAAAAAGTATTTTACCATTCTGAAAACAGAAGCGATCCCCTACCCGGCTATTCCCCATGCGTTGGGTTTTAATGTCGGGTTTATACTAAAAAAGAACTAA
- a CDS encoding TonB-dependent receptor: MKFILIVLLQFLYLFAHAQSGVIKGKVEQVHNHIPILNSYVQLTNRSNQIAYTDVEGRFEFTALPAGTYYIRIYSLGYESLTDTIYLNPSETLYTSYALNETTVEIPEIPIAARREVAFTTISSIDFKLRPVNTTQDLLRLVPGLFIAQHAGGGKAEQLFLRGFDVDHGTDVAVSVDNMPVNMVSHAHGQGYADLHFVIPETVDNIQFNKGCYQTGTGDFNTAGAVRLQTKNFIPENKIKLEAGRFNTSRGMILLNLLPAKDTIERKHSAYMASEAFYSKGFFESPQHFNRFNVFGKYHGILSRNTFLTASISTFTSRWDASGQIPQRAIDNGSIGWFGAIDDSEGGKTTRSNANVQLTTDAGNLGTWTNQVFWSKYTFTLFSNFTFYKDDTTHGDEIHQYENRNMFGYNTSLKRNYTLAGKTIQTNIGAGYRGDYITNIGLAHVEKRRFLYDTKKGSVRENNMNGFIDASLLLSTRFTFNVGIRYDYFLFSYKSSIDDTSSASRGQGILSPKATIYYKLTNAVQLYLSGGYGFHSNDARVSVYKTNQSSLPRAKSADLGTNLKIGAKLFVNTALWYMYLESEYVYVGDDGLLEPSGSTRRMGIDVSMRYQVLKWLYADIDLNLAKPRYIELPEGENYVPLAPPVTSTGGLSVKQRNWSAGLRYRYLGKRAAVEDNTIIASGYFITDAVVNYQWKQMQFGISAENIFDQKWREAQFATESQLKNETTPVTEIHFTPGTPFYLKGNVSVLF; encoded by the coding sequence ATGAAATTTATTCTTATTGTGCTGCTGCAATTTCTATATCTATTTGCACATGCCCAAAGCGGTGTAATTAAAGGCAAGGTAGAGCAGGTACACAATCACATACCCATACTCAATAGCTATGTACAGCTTACGAATAGAAGCAATCAGATAGCTTATACAGATGTTGAAGGGAGGTTTGAATTCACGGCATTGCCGGCAGGTACGTATTATATCCGCATCTATTCACTGGGATATGAATCACTGACAGATACCATATACCTCAATCCTTCGGAAACACTTTATACAAGCTATGCGCTCAACGAAACGACAGTTGAAATTCCCGAGATACCAATCGCTGCACGCAGGGAAGTGGCCTTTACAACCATCAGTTCCATCGATTTTAAACTGCGGCCTGTAAATACCACGCAGGATCTGTTGCGGCTGGTACCGGGTTTATTTATTGCGCAGCATGCCGGAGGCGGTAAAGCCGAACAGCTTTTTTTAAGAGGCTTTGATGTAGACCATGGCACCGACGTTGCCGTATCTGTAGACAACATGCCGGTGAATATGGTTTCGCATGCACACGGACAAGGCTATGCGGATCTGCATTTTGTAATCCCTGAAACGGTTGATAACATTCAGTTCAACAAAGGCTGTTACCAGACAGGCACCGGCGACTTTAACACTGCCGGAGCTGTTCGGCTGCAAACAAAAAATTTCATCCCTGAAAATAAAATCAAACTCGAAGCCGGACGCTTCAATACCAGCAGAGGAATGATCTTATTAAATCTGCTGCCTGCAAAAGATACCATTGAACGAAAACACAGTGCTTACATGGCTTCAGAAGCGTTCTATTCCAAAGGCTTTTTTGAAAGTCCGCAGCATTTCAACCGATTCAATGTGTTCGGAAAATATCACGGCATCTTATCACGCAATACCTTCTTAACGGCAAGTATCTCTACCTTTACAAGCAGATGGGATGCTTCGGGGCAAATCCCGCAGCGGGCCATAGATAACGGCAGCATTGGCTGGTTTGGTGCCATTGATGATTCAGAGGGAGGTAAAACAACGCGTTCAAATGCCAATGTACAGCTTACAACAGATGCAGGAAACCTGGGTACATGGACCAACCAGGTATTCTGGAGCAAGTATACCTTCACGCTGTTTTCAAATTTCACCTTTTATAAAGATGATACTACGCATGGCGATGAAATTCATCAATATGAAAACAGAAATATGTTTGGCTATAATACGTCGTTGAAACGAAACTATACACTTGCCGGGAAAACAATACAAACGAATATTGGAGCTGGTTACCGCGGAGACTACATTACAAACATCGGTCTTGCTCATGTTGAAAAAAGGCGTTTTCTCTATGACACAAAGAAAGGATCTGTTCGTGAAAATAACATGAACGGTTTTATAGATGCAAGCCTCTTGCTTTCAACCCGTTTCACATTCAATGTGGGTATTCGGTATGACTACTTCCTGTTTTCATATAAAAGCAGCATCGATGATACGAGCTCTGCAAGCCGTGGGCAGGGAATTTTAAGCCCGAAGGCAACCATATACTACAAACTTACAAACGCTGTACAGCTCTACCTTAGCGGCGGTTACGGATTTCATTCAAACGATGCACGTGTTTCTGTATACAAAACAAACCAATCAAGTTTACCAAGAGCCAAATCTGCAGACCTGGGCACCAATCTGAAAATAGGTGCTAAATTATTTGTGAACACGGCCCTTTGGTATATGTATCTGGAATCGGAATATGTATATGTAGGTGATGATGGTTTGCTGGAACCCAGCGGAAGCACCAGACGCATGGGCATTGATGTGAGTATGAGATATCAGGTTTTGAAATGGCTGTATGCGGATATAGATCTGAATCTTGCCAAACCAAGGTACATTGAGCTGCCGGAAGGCGAAAACTATGTACCGCTGGCACCGCCTGTAACCTCTACCGGTGGTTTGTCTGTAAAGCAGCGTAACTGGAGCGCAGGCTTAAGATACCGGTATCTTGGAAAACGTGCCGCGGTTGAAGACAATACAATTATTGCTTCCGGTTATTTTATTACGGATGCGGTAGTAAATTATCAATGGAAGCAGATGCAGTTTGGTATCAGTGCTGAAAATATTTTCGATCAAAAATGGCGGGAAGCACAATTTGCAACCGAATCTCAATTGAAAAATGAAACAACACCGGTAACTGAAATTCATTTCACACCCGGCACACCTTTTTATTTAAAAGGAAATGTCAGTGTTTTATTTTAA
- a CDS encoding DUF6036 family nucleotidyltransferase: protein MDILDEGILNLWKNLHDYNVKYIMVGGFATNLHGFSRTTDDCDIWIEDTPANRNNLRTALEKNEGLDFSAVERMEFVPGWSSIQLQSGLSLDIMTYLKGFPQEAFENCYNQASEALLYDLTIRFLQLNHLIEAKKQTGRPKDLIDVIELEKIQKGNV from the coding sequence ATGGATATTTTGGATGAAGGCATTCTTAATTTATGGAAGAACCTTCATGACTATAATGTGAAGTATATTATGGTGGGAGGCTTTGCAACGAACTTGCATGGATTTTCCAGAACTACGGATGATTGTGATATCTGGATTGAAGATACGCCAGCAAATCGAAATAATCTGCGTACAGCACTTGAAAAAAATGAAGGGCTTGATTTTAGTGCCGTTGAAAGAATGGAATTTGTACCAGGCTGGTCTTCTATTCAATTACAATCAGGCTTATCTCTTGATATAATGACATATCTGAAAGGCTTTCCGCAAGAAGCTTTTGAAAATTGTTATAACCAGGCATCTGAAGCATTGTTATATGATTTAACCATACGTTTTTTACAATTAAATCATTTGATCGAAGCAAAAAAACAAACCGGTCGACCAAAAGATTTAATTGATGTTATAGAACTGGAAAAAATTCAAAAAGGGAATGTTTAA